A genomic window from Sphingobacterium sp. BN32 includes:
- a CDS encoding Gfo/Idh/MocA family protein — MENNSRREFIKNASMLTGFTIVSNTVLGKKFGHIAPSDKLNIAGIGVGGIGRRNLNNMKTENIVALCDVDWKYASKTFNDYPKAQRFKDWRKMFDEIGKSIDAVCVATPDHTHAGVTAHAITLGKHTYTQKPLTHNVYESRLLTKLAKQYGVATQMGNQGNSFDWCREIAEWIQSDAIGEVYEVHCWTNRPIWPQGLMKPKEGMPIPKDLDWNLFLGPAEYREYNSVYTPWNWRGWYDFGTGALGDMACHIMDPIYWALNLKYPTKVNGSSTLSNLYSPPHAEIVKYTFPARPKAGKVKMPEVDVYWYDGGLLPDRPKELAPGMMMGDPDGGIIFVGKKGKIMTGCYGMNATLLPVENMKDFKKPSPWIPRVKGGNGDIWKTDAHEQDWIRAAKESKDNRTETSSNFQFSGPFNEMVVMGVLAVRLQALNRELLWDGENMRFTNINPNDEIKVVSVDEFNVIDGHPRFNRQSITLNAAQAAQDWINKPYKNGFSLPPMPK, encoded by the coding sequence ATGGAAAACAACTCGAGAAGAGAATTTATCAAAAATGCCAGTATGTTAACCGGATTTACTATCGTATCAAATACGGTCCTAGGCAAGAAATTTGGACATATTGCGCCCAGCGATAAACTGAATATTGCAGGGATTGGCGTCGGTGGAATCGGGAGAAGAAACCTTAACAATATGAAAACCGAGAACATCGTAGCATTATGCGATGTTGACTGGAAATATGCCTCAAAAACCTTTAACGACTACCCGAAAGCGCAGCGTTTTAAGGATTGGCGCAAGATGTTTGATGAAATTGGAAAGAGCATTGACGCGGTATGCGTAGCCACGCCAGATCATACCCACGCCGGGGTAACAGCGCATGCGATTACCCTCGGCAAGCATACTTATACTCAGAAACCATTAACGCATAATGTGTATGAATCCAGGCTGTTGACGAAATTGGCAAAACAATACGGCGTAGCCACACAGATGGGAAATCAAGGTAACTCCTTCGATTGGTGCCGTGAGATTGCTGAATGGATTCAATCGGATGCGATTGGAGAGGTGTATGAAGTGCATTGTTGGACCAACCGTCCGATATGGCCTCAAGGATTAATGAAACCAAAAGAGGGCATGCCAATTCCTAAGGATTTGGATTGGAATCTATTCTTAGGACCTGCTGAGTATAGAGAATATAATTCAGTCTACACACCTTGGAACTGGAGAGGTTGGTATGACTTCGGAACAGGTGCACTCGGCGATATGGCTTGTCACATTATGGACCCAATTTACTGGGCATTGAACCTGAAGTACCCGACCAAAGTAAACGGAAGCTCAACCTTAAGTAATCTTTACTCGCCACCTCATGCAGAGATTGTGAAATACACATTCCCGGCACGTCCAAAAGCGGGCAAGGTGAAGATGCCGGAAGTCGACGTCTACTGGTATGACGGTGGATTGCTGCCGGACAGACCAAAAGAGCTGGCTCCAGGCATGATGATGGGCGATCCTGATGGGGGTATCATCTTCGTCGGTAAAAAAGGAAAGATCATGACCGGTTGTTACGGCATGAACGCTACACTCCTACCTGTGGAAAATATGAAGGATTTCAAAAAACCAAGCCCATGGATTCCTCGTGTAAAAGGCGGAAATGGCGATATCTGGAAAACCGATGCGCATGAGCAAGATTGGATCAGAGCAGCAAAAGAATCGAAGGATAACCGAACTGAAACCAGTTCTAACTTCCAATTCTCGGGTCCATTTAATGAGATGGTCGTGATGGGCGTACTAGCTGTAAGGCTCCAAGCACTAAACCGAGAGCTGCTTTGGGATGGTGAAAACATGAGATTCACCAATATCAATCCTAACGATGAAATTAAAGTCGTTTCAGTTGATGAATTCAACGTAATTGACGGACACCCAAGGTTTAACCGTCAGTCAATTACCCTAAATGCGGCCCAAGCGGCTCAGGACTGGATCAATAAGCCATACAAAAACGGCTTCTCACTCCCACCAATGCCAAAATAG
- a CDS encoding RtcB family protein, with translation MGNKLSGKDLIKLGFPQNNAINIALGQISRYRKRDKKETILQEAKQVLLFPDKYMGHGTWGKVAEGMIKPVEVRMHQLRTQRVPFEIFGENEIDELAKRQLYDSLKLPVAVQGALMPDAHAGYGLPIGGVLATDNAVIPYGVGVDIGCRMSLSIFDLPASYLKGREFQLRNILKDNTAFGLYEKHKSRADHEIFSHAAFQEIPLLKSLKDKAYKQLGSSGGGNHFVEFGIVDLYEDRADWKLSKGSYLAVLSHSGSRGLGANIAKHYTYLAQKQCPLPKQVQHLAWLDLDTHDGQEYWTAMNLAGDYAKACHDDIHRRLAKALGKRAMLTIENHHNFAWKEFVDGKECIVHRKGATPASEGVLGIIPGSMTAQGYIVEGKGNPLSINSASHGAGRIKSRGECKDTIRRSEMLADLESKGVELLGGSVDEAPMAYKDIQKVMRLQEELVSVLGSFTPKIVRMAK, from the coding sequence ATGGGAAATAAACTTTCCGGGAAAGACCTAATCAAACTGGGTTTTCCGCAAAATAATGCGATAAATATTGCTCTAGGGCAAATATCGCGATATCGCAAGCGCGATAAAAAAGAAACCATATTACAGGAAGCCAAGCAAGTCTTGTTGTTTCCAGACAAATACATGGGACATGGTACCTGGGGAAAGGTTGCCGAAGGGATGATCAAACCGGTAGAGGTAAGAATGCATCAGTTGCGGACACAACGTGTTCCTTTTGAGATATTCGGAGAAAACGAGATCGACGAATTGGCAAAGCGTCAACTTTACGATTCCCTGAAATTACCTGTCGCCGTGCAGGGGGCACTGATGCCAGATGCACATGCAGGTTATGGATTGCCAATTGGGGGAGTCCTAGCGACCGATAACGCAGTTATTCCTTATGGCGTCGGCGTCGATATTGGCTGTAGAATGAGTCTGTCGATATTCGATCTTCCTGCAAGCTATTTGAAGGGACGCGAATTCCAACTTCGGAATATCTTGAAAGATAACACGGCTTTTGGACTCTATGAAAAGCATAAGTCAAGAGCAGATCACGAGATCTTTTCGCATGCTGCATTTCAGGAAATACCGCTGTTAAAATCTTTAAAGGACAAAGCCTATAAACAGCTGGGATCTTCTGGCGGAGGAAACCATTTTGTGGAATTCGGGATTGTCGACTTGTATGAAGATCGAGCAGACTGGAAACTTAGCAAGGGATCCTATCTAGCGGTTCTCTCACACTCTGGTTCTCGCGGCTTAGGCGCAAACATTGCAAAGCATTATACCTATTTGGCGCAGAAGCAGTGTCCACTTCCAAAGCAAGTACAGCATTTGGCTTGGTTAGATCTGGATACACACGATGGACAGGAGTATTGGACCGCTATGAACTTGGCAGGCGATTATGCCAAGGCTTGTCATGATGATATACATCGTCGATTGGCAAAAGCTTTGGGAAAGAGAGCGATGCTGACCATCGAAAATCACCATAATTTCGCTTGGAAAGAGTTTGTCGATGGAAAAGAATGTATCGTACATCGTAAGGGAGCAACTCCGGCGTCTGAGGGCGTTTTAGGGATTATCCCAGGTTCGATGACGGCTCAAGGTTATATTGTAGAAGGGAAAGGAAATCCCCTGAGCATAAATTCTGCATCCCATGGGGCCGGACGTATCAAGTCGCGCGGCGAATGTAAGGATACGATCCGCCGCAGTGAGATGTTAGCAGATCTGGAATCTAAGGGCGTGGAGCTATTAGGAGGATCAGTTGATGAGGCCCCTATGGCTTATAAGGATATACAGAAAGTGATGCGTCTTCAGGAGGAGTTGGTTTCTGTCTTGGGTAGTTTTACACCCAAAATAGTACGAATGGCTAAGTAG
- a CDS encoding Rho termination factor N-terminal domain-containing protein, with amino-acid sequence MPGKKDPRIKKEDTYQALKKEGMSSEKAARIANAQKAGTIDHKSEKLEERSKTDLMSQAKEIGISGRSKMTKSELISAIRNH; translated from the coding sequence ATGCCAGGAAAGAAAGATCCGCGTATTAAGAAAGAGGATACTTATCAAGCCTTAAAGAAAGAGGGGATGAGTTCTGAAAAAGCAGCAAGGATTGCTAATGCGCAAAAAGCAGGAACAATAGACCATAAATCGGAGAAATTGGAAGAGCGGTCGAAAACAGATCTGATGAGTCAGGCGAAGGAAATTGGGATAAGTGGACGGTCAAAGATGACAAAGTCTGAATTAATTAGTGCAATTCGAAATCATTAG
- a CDS encoding NAD(P)/FAD-dependent oxidoreductase: MENEIVDVLIIGAGPSGAVAAGYLQQHGVNIKVVEKQKFPRVVVGESLIPRVMDHFEEAGLLEALNAYGFEKKPGARFIRGEEHCVFDFSDKFGEGWDWTWQIPRADFDKAMTDELQRKGVDIAFETEVLDVSFNGTDSETTVRNKAGELSTISAKFLIDCSGYGRVLPRLLNLEMPSKLDYHSAIFTHIDDVRRPEGVEGTQISFDIIETEVWLWVIPFSNGKTSVGIVGPTAYIDKLSAKMDNHEAIQEAIKLSDYYVTRFSGLPYEFDPIRLTNYSVAVSQFHGAGYALTGNSTEFLDPVFSSGVCFATESGILAAKLAKRQLEGENIDWDQEYSAYMKFGIDVFTTYVKEWYTGNLQELFYHRPENPDVKQKICAVLAGYVWNKENPFVAKHHNIVKNMAYLIKQ, encoded by the coding sequence ATGGAAAACGAAATTGTTGACGTCTTGATCATTGGTGCAGGACCAAGTGGTGCCGTTGCAGCGGGTTATTTGCAGCAACATGGCGTGAACATCAAAGTTGTAGAAAAGCAAAAGTTTCCACGTGTGGTCGTCGGTGAGAGCTTGATTCCTAGAGTGATGGATCATTTCGAGGAAGCGGGTCTGTTGGAGGCCTTGAACGCTTATGGTTTCGAGAAGAAGCCGGGTGCCCGTTTTATCCGAGGCGAAGAACACTGTGTATTCGATTTTAGTGATAAGTTTGGCGAAGGTTGGGACTGGACTTGGCAGATTCCGCGCGCTGATTTTGATAAGGCGATGACAGATGAATTACAGCGAAAAGGTGTAGATATTGCATTTGAAACAGAGGTTTTGGATGTATCGTTCAATGGCACGGATTCGGAAACAACGGTTCGCAATAAAGCCGGCGAGCTATCGACTATTTCCGCGAAATTCCTAATCGACTGCAGTGGGTATGGGCGTGTATTACCGCGTTTATTAAATCTGGAGATGCCTTCGAAGTTGGATTACCACTCGGCTATCTTTACGCATATCGATGATGTGCGTCGTCCAGAAGGCGTAGAAGGCACGCAGATTTCCTTCGATATTATAGAAACTGAGGTCTGGCTATGGGTTATTCCATTCTCAAATGGCAAAACGAGCGTCGGTATTGTCGGACCAACAGCCTATATTGATAAGCTTTCTGCCAAAATGGATAACCATGAAGCCATTCAGGAAGCAATTAAGCTGTCGGATTATTACGTAACACGATTCAGCGGACTGCCTTACGAATTTGATCCTATTCGACTTACGAATTATTCCGTTGCAGTATCTCAATTCCACGGCGCGGGTTATGCATTGACAGGGAATAGCACGGAGTTTCTAGACCCTGTTTTCTCTTCAGGTGTCTGCTTCGCGACGGAGTCGGGGATATTAGCGGCTAAATTGGCAAAACGCCAATTGGAAGGAGAAAACATTGATTGGGATCAGGAGTATTCCGCTTATATGAAATTCGGAATTGATGTGTTCACAACCTACGTGAAGGAATGGTATACCGGGAACTTGCAAGAGCTGTTTTACCATCGTCCGGAAAATCCAGATGTCAAGCAAAAGATATGCGCGGTGTTGGCAGGTTATGTCTGGAATAAGGAGAATCCGTTTGTTGCAAAGCATCATAATATTGTGAAAAATATGGCTTATTTAATTAAGCAGTAA
- the hutH gene encoding histidine ammonia-lyase, which produces MKTINDYLTIKDFNDVLFKNEKIEISKALIDRVNNCYDFLQSFSKNKVIYGVNTGFGPMAQYRIQEQDQLQLQYNLIRSHSSGTGQALSAEHVKASILARLNSLSLGKSGIHISVIELMRELINQDIIPLIFAHGGVGASGDLVQLAHLALVLIGEGEVFYKGERRETKAVFQELGLSPIEIKLREGLALINGTSVMTGIGIVNTYKAQKLTDWSIKASCFINELVQAYDDHFSIELNLAKLHEGQRDIAQAMRHHLADSQLIKRRHEHLYNGNNNEDIFKEKVQEYYSLRCVPQILGPILDTVRSVEHILEKEINSANDNPIVDVETQQVYHGGNFHGDYISLEMDRLKLVVTKLSMLAERQLNYLLNSKINEMLPPFVNLGKLGFNFGMQGVQFTATSTTAENQALSTSLYVHSIPNNNDNQDIVSMGTNAAVICSKVIENAFEVLAIEWITIAQAVEALEIEDRLSSASKAIYRELREIVPVFKEDIVMYPIVNNVKEYLTK; this is translated from the coding sequence ATGAAAACCATAAACGATTATCTAACGATTAAAGATTTTAACGACGTTCTATTTAAAAATGAAAAAATAGAGATAAGCAAAGCGCTAATCGACAGAGTAAACAATTGTTATGATTTTTTACAAAGCTTCTCGAAGAATAAAGTCATCTATGGTGTCAATACCGGTTTCGGCCCGATGGCACAATATAGAATCCAGGAACAGGACCAATTACAACTTCAGTACAACCTCATTCGTAGTCACTCTTCCGGAACGGGACAAGCGCTTTCGGCAGAACATGTAAAAGCGAGCATTTTAGCACGCTTGAACAGTCTCTCTTTAGGGAAATCAGGCATACATATCTCTGTTATCGAATTGATGCGCGAACTGATCAATCAGGATATCATTCCATTGATATTTGCACATGGTGGCGTCGGTGCGAGTGGCGATTTAGTACAATTGGCGCATTTGGCCTTAGTGCTGATCGGGGAAGGTGAAGTGTTTTACAAAGGCGAGCGACGAGAAACAAAAGCTGTTTTCCAAGAGCTGGGTTTAAGCCCTATTGAGATTAAATTGCGTGAGGGCCTCGCCTTAATCAATGGTACTTCAGTAATGACGGGCATAGGCATCGTGAATACCTATAAAGCACAGAAATTGACCGACTGGTCGATTAAAGCTTCATGTTTTATCAACGAACTCGTGCAGGCATATGATGATCATTTCTCGATCGAATTGAATTTGGCAAAACTACACGAAGGACAAAGGGATATCGCACAAGCCATGAGACATCATTTGGCAGATAGTCAATTGATCAAACGCAGGCATGAACACCTTTATAACGGCAATAATAACGAAGATATTTTCAAAGAAAAAGTACAGGAATACTATTCCTTACGCTGTGTGCCACAAATTCTGGGGCCAATATTAGATACGGTTCGTAGCGTAGAGCATATTTTGGAGAAAGAAATCAATTCGGCGAATGATAACCCTATTGTCGATGTGGAAACACAACAGGTGTATCACGGTGGAAATTTCCACGGCGATTATATTTCCTTAGAGATGGACCGCTTAAAGCTTGTCGTGACCAAGCTCTCGATGCTAGCAGAACGACAACTTAATTATTTATTAAACTCGAAGATCAATGAGATGCTGCCGCCTTTCGTGAACTTGGGCAAACTTGGATTTAATTTCGGTATGCAAGGAGTTCAGTTTACTGCGACTTCAACAACTGCCGAAAACCAAGCTTTATCAACTTCGCTTTACGTGCATAGCATCCCGAACAATAATGATAATCAGGATATTGTCAGCATGGGAACCAATGCGGCAGTGATCTGCAGCAAGGTCATCGAAAACGCTTTTGAAGTGCTTGCGATTGAGTGGATTACGATTGCGCAGGCGGTAGAAGCGCTTGAAATTGAAGATCGTTTAAGCTCTGCATCGAAAGCCATATATCGTGAACTTAGAGAAATCGTGCCGGTATTTAAAGAGGATATTGTGATGTATCCGATTGTCAATAATGTAAAAGAATATTTAACCAAATAA
- a CDS encoding WG repeat-containing protein: MNLKNALVIAALFASQFGFAQELAQVTFNKKAGFINKAGQEVIALQFEKVGDFSDGVAPALQNKKWGFIDEKGNWVIEPTFDRVKAFDHAVAVVAQGGSWFYINKKAERLNLVSTDKIYDFENGLAFFKQNNKIGIIAPDGTEILAPKYDLIRKFDGDYARIKNFERWGIIDRSGKEVIPADYDEIGNYMDGSAYARKGTQFGVVVQGEFKGLEAVDKIWDFSTDGLAYARKNKKLGFIDTKGNWVVEPQFDKARAFVNGLAPVYNGSKWGYIDTKGNLVVEYQFEDAEVFSTDGLAPVKVGKNWGFIDKSGKLVIPAQYSITAFGLDMFDAGSKGFINGVARVKFNKTWGFIDTEGNVVGKWYDNAELFSK, from the coding sequence ATGAATCTAAAAAACGCACTAGTCATTGCTGCGCTATTCGCTTCGCAATTTGGGTTTGCTCAGGAGCTTGCCCAAGTAACTTTTAATAAAAAAGCTGGTTTTATCAACAAAGCGGGCCAGGAAGTGATTGCCTTGCAGTTTGAAAAGGTAGGTGATTTTAGTGATGGTGTGGCTCCGGCTTTGCAGAACAAAAAGTGGGGATTCATAGATGAAAAGGGTAACTGGGTCATTGAACCGACATTCGATCGCGTAAAGGCGTTCGATCATGCTGTAGCGGTTGTGGCGCAAGGAGGATCTTGGTTCTACATCAATAAGAAAGCTGAGCGACTTAACCTTGTATCAACCGATAAGATCTATGACTTTGAAAATGGACTTGCTTTCTTCAAACAAAACAATAAGATAGGCATCATTGCTCCCGATGGAACAGAAATATTAGCACCTAAATACGACCTTATTCGCAAATTTGACGGCGATTATGCGCGTATCAAGAATTTTGAGCGTTGGGGAATTATCGATAGGTCCGGAAAAGAGGTCATTCCAGCTGATTATGATGAAATTGGCAATTATATGGATGGATCGGCTTATGCGAGAAAAGGCACACAGTTTGGCGTGGTTGTTCAAGGCGAGTTTAAAGGTTTGGAAGCCGTAGATAAGATTTGGGATTTCTCAACTGATGGTTTAGCCTACGCACGCAAGAACAAGAAACTCGGCTTTATCGATACGAAAGGTAATTGGGTCGTAGAGCCACAATTTGATAAGGCGCGTGCTTTTGTAAACGGCCTTGCACCAGTTTACAATGGCTCTAAATGGGGATATATTGACACAAAAGGCAATCTAGTTGTTGAATATCAGTTTGAGGATGCCGAAGTATTCAGTACCGACGGACTTGCGCCGGTAAAAGTTGGAAAAAACTGGGGATTTATCGATAAATCCGGTAAATTAGTTATACCTGCACAATATAGTATTACCGCATTTGGTTTGGATATGTTTGATGCGGGCAGCAAAGGCTTCATCAATGGTGTAGCGCGGGTTAAGTTCAACAAAACTTGGGGCTTTATCGATACAGAAGGAAATGTAGTTGGAAAGTGGTATGATAATGCCGAACTATTTAGTAAATAA
- the fabG gene encoding 3-oxoacyl-ACP reductase FabG: MAETKKYAIVTGGSRGIGRAICKKIAEDTDYHVLINYHSNESAALETLAEVRAAGSDGEIIKFDVGNAEEVKSVLTAWEAKNPDALVEVIVNNAGMTRDGLFMWMPLQDWNDVIQTSLGGFYNVTNFFIQKLLHNRYGRIINMVSVSGVKGTPGQTNYSAAKAAIIGATKALAQEIGKRNITVNAVAPGFIKTDMTAEMDQKELKKMIPVNRFGEAEEVADLVSFLASKKSGYITGEVININGGIYS; encoded by the coding sequence ATGGCAGAAACAAAAAAGTATGCAATAGTGACTGGTGGGTCGCGGGGAATCGGTAGAGCAATTTGTAAGAAAATTGCCGAGGATACAGACTACCATGTCTTAATAAATTATCATTCGAACGAATCTGCAGCTTTGGAAACCTTAGCGGAGGTTCGAGCCGCTGGTTCGGATGGTGAAATCATAAAATTCGATGTCGGCAATGCAGAAGAGGTGAAGTCGGTACTAACCGCATGGGAAGCAAAAAACCCGGACGCCTTGGTTGAGGTCATCGTTAATAATGCGGGAATGACTAGAGATGGTCTTTTCATGTGGATGCCGCTACAGGATTGGAACGACGTAATACAGACCAGTTTAGGAGGATTTTACAATGTAACGAACTTCTTTATCCAGAAATTATTACATAATCGCTACGGACGTATCATCAATATGGTCTCTGTTTCTGGAGTCAAAGGCACGCCCGGGCAGACGAATTATTCAGCGGCGAAAGCAGCAATTATCGGGGCAACAAAAGCTTTGGCGCAGGAAATCGGGAAGCGTAATATCACAGTCAATGCGGTTGCCCCGGGCTTTATCAAAACAGATATGACTGCAGAGATGGACCAGAAAGAACTGAAGAAGATGATTCCAGTAAACCGCTTCGGGGAAGCGGAGGAAGTAGCGGACTTGGTATCGTTTTTAGCATCAAAAAAATCTGGTTATATTACAGGAGAAGTTATCAATATCAATGGAGGGATTTATTCATAA
- a CDS encoding beta-ketoacyl synthase: MNNRVVITGMGIYSCIGTSLDEVRASLYEGKSGIIFDQERKEYGFRSALTGHVPSPELKALLHRRQRVTMGEETEYAYLATLEALREANIAVDAFNEREIGLIYGNDSVSKAIIDATDIVREKKDTALIGSGAIFKSMNSTVTMNLSTIFNIRGVNMTISAACASGSHAIGLGHMMIKNGLQDLVICGGAQEINKYAMASFDGLGVFSANDEDPTKACRPFDANRDGLVPSGGAATVILESLESALKRGAPIFAEVVGYGFSSNGGHISTPNVEGPASAMRKALEQANMDPSEIEYINAHATSTPVGDANEAQAIDEVFGATRPYVSSTKSMTGHECWMAGASEIIYSTLMMNHGFIAPNINFDTADEYSSKLNIVTETKNQDFAVYLSNSFGFGGTNSAMIVKKFKL, encoded by the coding sequence ATGAATAACAGAGTGGTGATTACAGGTATGGGGATTTACAGCTGCATCGGGACGAGTCTTGATGAAGTTAGAGCATCCCTATATGAAGGTAAGTCGGGGATTATTTTTGATCAGGAACGTAAGGAATATGGCTTTCGCTCGGCTTTAACCGGGCATGTCCCTAGTCCGGAGCTCAAGGCACTATTACATAGACGCCAGCGCGTCACCATGGGCGAAGAAACCGAATACGCCTACCTTGCTACCTTGGAGGCTTTGCGCGAAGCAAACATTGCTGTGGATGCTTTCAACGAGCGTGAAATCGGATTAATCTATGGAAATGACAGTGTTTCCAAAGCGATCATTGATGCAACGGACATCGTGAGAGAGAAAAAAGATACGGCTTTAATCGGTTCAGGAGCCATCTTTAAATCGATGAACTCCACGGTAACCATGAACCTATCGACGATTTTCAATATCCGCGGGGTCAACATGACCATTTCCGCTGCTTGTGCATCGGGTTCTCATGCGATAGGTTTAGGTCATATGATGATTAAAAATGGACTTCAAGATTTAGTAATCTGTGGTGGAGCACAGGAAATCAATAAATATGCGATGGCTAGCTTTGATGGCTTAGGTGTATTTTCTGCAAACGACGAGGATCCGACCAAGGCTTGTCGCCCCTTCGACGCCAACCGCGACGGACTTGTCCCTAGCGGAGGTGCAGCGACCGTAATCTTAGAGAGTTTGGAAAGCGCCTTAAAACGTGGAGCTCCTATTTTTGCGGAAGTTGTTGGCTATGGCTTCTCTTCCAATGGCGGACACATCTCAACCCCCAATGTGGAAGGACCAGCATCCGCCATGCGAAAAGCATTGGAACAGGCCAACATGGATCCTTCGGAAATTGAGTATATCAATGCTCACGCAACATCCACCCCAGTAGGCGATGCTAATGAAGCACAGGCTATCGATGAAGTCTTCGGCGCAACACGTCCCTATGTAAGCTCTACAAAATCGATGACAGGTCACGAATGTTGGATGGCGGGTGCCAGCGAAATCATCTACTCTACCTTGATGATGAATCATGGCTTTATTGCACCAAATATTAACTTCGATACAGCAGATGAGTACTCTTCAAAATTGAATATCGTGACTGAAACGAAAAATCAAGATTTTGCTGTATATTTGTCCAATTCTTTTGGATTCGGCGGAACGAATTCTGCCATGATCGTGAAGAAGTTCAAATTATAG
- a CDS encoding acyl carrier protein has translation MNIEIEDIVSKINEILVEEFEVDGDVIEADKNLKETLDLDSLDYVDLVVIIESNFGVKLVESDFTEVVSFQDFYNLIEKKILAKQD, from the coding sequence ATGAATATTGAAATTGAAGACATCGTCAGCAAAATAAACGAAATCTTAGTGGAAGAGTTCGAAGTTGATGGAGATGTAATTGAAGCAGACAAAAACTTAAAAGAAACGCTAGACTTAGATAGTTTGGATTATGTGGATTTGGTAGTGATTATTGAATCTAATTTTGGCGTTAAATTGGTAGAGTCTGATTTTACAGAAGTCGTTTCCTTTCAAGATTTTTACAACCTAATTGAAAAGAAAATCTTGGCTAAACAAGATTAA
- a CDS encoding thioesterase family protein — translation MNRRKERFKTDKILQHTEYFKVKFNETDALGIVWHGNYIGYFEDGREAFGRHYGISYKDIQQNGYATPIVKVLSEHKRPLRYADDAYIITTYVDCAAAKMIFNFEIYNAQDELVCTGETVQVFTDFENNLILSIPPFLEEWKKKVGML, via the coding sequence ATGAATAGACGAAAAGAACGATTTAAGACCGATAAGATTTTACAGCATACCGAATACTTCAAAGTTAAGTTTAACGAAACTGATGCCTTGGGTATTGTATGGCATGGCAACTATATCGGCTATTTCGAAGACGGTAGAGAGGCATTCGGCAGGCATTATGGAATATCCTATAAGGATATTCAGCAAAACGGATATGCTACCCCTATCGTTAAAGTTCTTAGCGAACATAAAAGGCCGCTTCGCTATGCGGATGATGCCTATATCATAACAACTTATGTCGATTGCGCGGCCGCAAAAATGATCTTCAACTTTGAAATCTATAATGCCCAGGATGAGTTAGTATGTACCGGAGAAACCGTTCAGGTATTTACAGATTTTGAAAACAACCTCATTTTGTCTATCCCTCCTTTTTTAGAAGAATGGAAAAAGAAAGTGGGGATGTTATGA